The genomic segment GATTCCTCAATTGGAAGATGTCTCTATAGTTGGTATCGGTTTAGCCGCTCGTCAACTGCGAGAACGTTTCTTGAGTACCCTCGAGTCTTGCTACTATTTTAAACCCTTAGAGGGAGCCGCTGTGCTCAAAAATTATCCATCTCCCTGGCAAGTTTGGCGCGAATCAGGTAACGATTATCAGTTGCTCTGTGAACAGGGGGAAAAACCTCTGGGAGAAGCTTTAGAACGTATCCTCACTCAACAGTCTGAATCTAATACTGTGCCAATACCTAAAAAATCGGGTTTACTCGCTAATTTACAGCAGTTTCTCCGAGCTTTGAGTCAATAACAGTTTTGAGTTACCTTTTTGCTTTTACCCTAGAAATTGTTTTGAACATCTCGATTTATGCTGTATATTAGACTATAATTTCAGTGAGTTAGTGATACTATGAAACTAGTTTTTACTAGTATTACCCTGTTTCTTTTAAGCGTCGCTCTCTGCTACGCGATCGCCAATATTCCTTTTAATTCTTCTCAAGCCTTAGAAATGCAACTGGCTGCTAATTGGCAACAAGCTTCTTTTCCTGTGGAGAATTTTCAGGCTTATAGTTCACCCTTTGGTTATCGCATTTCTCCTAGCACCGGTGTTAGGGAATTTCATCAAGGGCTAGACATAGCTGCTCCCTTGGGTAGTTATGTGCGTAATTGGTGGGGAGGAACAGTAGTCGAGCTGTCAGATCAATCGCATTGTGGTACTCAAATCACCATTCAATCTGGACATTGGCAACACATTTACTGTCATCTCGAAGGTTATGTCACCCAAACCGAAAAAG from the Gloeocapsa sp. PCC 73106 genome contains:
- a CDS encoding M23 family metallopeptidase, which produces MKLVFTSITLFLLSVALCYAIANIPFNSSQALEMQLAANWQQASFPVENFQAYSSPFGYRISPSTGVREFHQGLDIAAPLGSYVRNWWGGTVVELSDQSHCGTQITIQSGHWQHIYCHLEGYVTQTEKGPYLVDPQAGVQVWEGKYLPTGARIARVGMTGQTTGPHLHWGLKHDQEFIDPGLILRAMYGSS